tttactgcgacagggacaaagcgtacgttcgtgaatcggcgtaacgactcatttgcatattctacgccgaccgcaatgaaatcgccacctagcggccggcctagaattgcagcctaagatccgacggtgtaagtcacttacacctgtcggatcttagggagatctatgcgtaacctgactctatgaatcaggcgcatagatacgaccgtcgtatctcttttatgaatctgcccCCAAGTCCCTGCAATTGGAgctgtctaaaaaaataaaataaacagcctaatgtttatcaacaacattgctcagtTGAAACAGAAAGCTAAGaagaaacattgtttctttttgtatctttcagtttcttcatctacagatcaaagggatgaacttcagtCAGTTTAAAGCAACCTGTCAAGTAAAATGTTTGAAAGTGCTTTACTTACTTGATAAGAATAGTCTCCATGTTACTCTCCTGCAAACGGATGGGGCACTGCGAGTTGGAGCAGTAACTCTCCTGTATGGTGGCCATCAAACGCTCCAGGTTTCTGGTGAAATTCTCATGTTCATTCCCAAACAAGTCAATTTCAAGAGATGCTTTGTGTATGCCGGATTTGTACTGCCTCTTCTCCATCTTGTCCCATATCCAGAGCAGTTTGACAGAGGTGAAGCTACAGGTGTCCATCAGATGGAGGAAACAATCCACAAACTCTCTGCCCAGGTAGTGGGACAGCTCCCGGGGGAATGTGTTGTTTTCACGCAGGATAACATAAAGGAGCATCAAAAAGCCATCGATGGTGCAGGTGTTCTTCAGGGTGATCTCCACATACAGGGGCATACAAGAGATGGCTTTACGGCCGGCTTTTATGGTGAACACGCCTCCCCACGGAAGTACTGGCCTCCAGAAAGAGCGTTCCTGATCAACGTTGTTTTTGATAGAAGCTTTGATTTCCTGAAACAATGTCTTCATCCTAAACAGAGAAAGACTTAAAATGTTACCAAACCCAAAGCCCTATATTCACTatcaggggtcgacaaatcccggtcgccaggtcgccatggcgactagaaatagtgtcctggcgacttggctttgtgagctggtgccatctggtggtggccgttggtattacaagttaagcattacaagttaaacagcaattctaatgtcatttttcactattttcactgccatcttcttccctctaattagaacccccaaacattatatatattttttatcccaacaccctagagcagggatatgcaattagcggacctccagctgttgcagaactacaagtcccatgaggcatagcaagactctgacagccacaagcatggcacccagaggcagaggcatgatgggacttgtagttttgcaacagctggaggtccgctaattgcatatccctgccctagagaataaaatggcgatcgttgcaatactttctgtcacaccgtatttgtgcagcggtcttacaagcgcacttttttgggaaaaaattacactttttttatttaaaaaaataagacaacagtaaagttatccccattttttttaatattgtgaaagataatgttacgccgagtaaattcatacccaacatgtcacgcttcaaaattgcgtccgctcgtggaatgccgacaaacttttaccctttaaaatcttcataggcgacgtttaaaaaaatctataggttgcatgttttgagttacagaggaggtctagggctagaattattgctctcgctctaccaatcgcggcgatacctcacatatgtggtttaaaaaaacgtttacatatgtgggcgctgctcacgtatgtgttcgcttctgcgcgcaagctcgtcgggacggggcgcgttttctggctcctaacttttttagctagcTCCTAGATTCCAGGCAAATTTGTTAAACCCTGatgctggtctcccacagtacacagaaattcaactattttagtaaatataaattgataaacaccttttctcatcagcagtatatagcagtcttgcgacttcaatcagtgtctggttaaagcttgtaggaggagttatcATTCTactttgactgtcctatgaggctgcaggaaccctgaccctctgtctagacagtgctggctgaccacatgcaccctcccaagaaaaaaaaaaaaaccacacacgcCAATCGCCGGCTCTGGTGACGTGGGTAATGAGAAGACTCGTGAGATTCTCTaataccacgtacacacgaccgtttttcatgacgagaaaaatgcaatttttttaattggtcattaaaaacgatagtgtgtaggctccagagcatttttctcgacgagaaaaatgggcattaaaatttagaaccggctctattttttctcttcgtttttcacgtcgtcgtttttctcgtcatgaaaaacggtggtgtgtaggctttaacgacgagtaaaaaaatgtgcatgctcagaagcaagttatgagaagggaaatttgcaaaatcagcccaaagggtggtgccattcgaatggaacttcccctttatagtgccgtcgtacgtgttgtacgtcaccgcgctttgctcgagcattttttttatcacgatcgtgtgtatgcaaggcaaggtactcacatttaaccacttaaggacctttttcagatttggtgtttacaagactaaaacagttttctttgctagaaaattacttaaaacccccaaacattatatatattttttcccaacaccctagagaataaaatggcagtcattgcaatactttttgtcacaccgtatttgcgcagcggtcctacaagcgcacttttttttggaaaaaattcacttttttgtaataaaaaaataagacaacagtaaagttagcccaattttttatatattgtgaaagatagtattacgctcgtggaatggcgtcaaacttttacccttaaaaatctccataggcgacgtttaaaaaattctataggttgcattttttgagctacagaggagttctaggactagaattattgctcttgctccaacgatcgcggtgatacctcacttgtgtggtttgaacaccgttttcatatgcgggcgctactcacgtatgcgttcgcttctgcacacaagctcgtcgggacggggcactttaaaaaaaaaatgtttttgttttcttatttatttttatttattttataaatttttacactgaaaaaaaaaatggatcactttttctcctattacaaggaatgtaaacatcccttgtaatagaaaaaagcatgacaggtcctcttatatatgagatctggggtcaaaaagacctcagatcttatatttagacttaaatgcaaaaaaaaaaaaaaaagacaactagaaaatattgctttaagaacgttttgacgtcacttccgccctggctatgctatggggacgggtgggggccatcttgccctcactcgtatcccagccgaccaggggacaggacccgattgcctccgccgGTACCGGCGGCTCTCGTCGTGTGTATGCGGTATTAGAGAATCTCACGACTCTTCTCATTACCCACGTCACCAGAGCCGGCGattggcgtgttttttttttttgggagggtgcatgtggtcagcacaaggccaatcagcactgtccagaaagagggtcagggttcctgcagcctcataggacagtcaaagtAGAATgataactcctcctacaagctttaaccagacactggatGACAGGCAATTATAAGTCCTAACAGGGTGTAATACGCTGTATAGAGGGGAGTAGGAAAGTAAATAGACCAGGGGTCAGGTGACAGGTAATCAGGGGTGATAGTGATATGTGGGAACCAGTTGATAAGCTAATTGGGAGCCACCATTAAACAACTAGACAGGGGAGAAGAACTCTATAGGGGGATAAAAGAGGAGGGATGTGTTGTAAAGTGGGCGGATAAACCATATTAGAGGATAATGAAAAACATAATTAGGGTGATAACCTTTATATGGGGATGAAAGTGGGCAAAAACAAAACAGGGAAGATAAGCTGTATATATGATGGGTCAGCTGATGTGTAAACAAGGTGGGAGTAATAAACTGTATAGAGGGGCTATGTAAATAGAAGGATGTGATAAGCTGTGGGGGATGGAAACTAAGTGGGGGTCATGAGCTGTAGAGGGCATGTAAAAGTGGGGGTGGCGATAAGCTGTATGGGGGGTatgtaaacagaaaggggtgaTAAGCTGTATGGGGGGTATGTCTGTATACAGGGAGGGTGGTAAGCTGTATGGGGGTATGTAAATAGAGGGGGTTGATAAGCTGTATGTGGGGGGTATGTATGTAAACAGAGGGGGTGGTAAGCTGTATGGGGTATGTAAACAGAAGGGTGATAAGCTGTATGGGCGTATGTATGTAAACAGAGGGGGTGATAAGCTGTATGGGGGGTATGTATGTAAATAGAGGGGGTGATAAGCTGTATGGGGTGGTATGTAAACAAAGGGGTTGATAAGCTGTATGCGTGGTGGGTATGTAAACAGAGAGGGTATGTATGGGGGTATGTATGAAAACAGAGGGGTGATAAGCTGTATGGGGGGTATATAAACAGAATGGGTGATAAGCTGTATGGGGGGTATGTATGTAAATGGAGGGGGTGATAAGCTGTATGTGTGGTGGGTATGTAAACAGAGAAGGTATGTATGTAAACAGAGGGGGCGAAAAGCTGTATTGGGGGTATGTATAAAAACAGAGGGGTGATAAGCTGTATGGGGGTGGTATGTAAACAGAGTAGGTAATAAGCTGTATGGGGGGTATGTATGTAAATAGAGGGGGTGTTAAGCTGTATGGGGGGTGGTATGCAAACAGAGGGGGGTGATAAGCTGTATGTATGTAAATAGAGGGGATGATAAGCTGTATGGGGGGGTATGTATGTAAACAGAGGGGGTGATAAGCTGTATGGGGGGGTGGTATGTAAACAAAGAGGATGATAAGCTGTATGTATGTAAACAGAGGGGGTGATAAGCTGTATGGGGGGTATGTATGTAAGCAGAGGGGGTGATAAGTTTTATGGGGGGTATGTATGTAAACAGAGGGGGTGATAAGCTGTATTGGGGGGGGTATGTATGTAAACAGAGGGGGTGATAAGCTGTATGGGGGGTATGTATGTAACAAGAGGAATGATAAGCTGTATTGCGGGTATGTATGCAACTAGAGGGGTGATAAGCTGTATGGGGGGTGGTATGTAAACAGAGGGGGTAATAAGCTGTATGGGGGGTATGTATGTAACTAGAGGGGTGATAAGCTGTATGGGGGGTATGTATGTAAACAGAGGGGGTGATAAGCTGTATGGGGGGTATGTATGTAAACAGAGGGGGTGATAAGCTGTATGGGGGTATGTATGTAAACAGAGGGGGTGATAAGCTGTATGGGGGTATGTATGTAACTAGAGGGGTGATAATCTGTATGGGGGGTGGAATGTAAACAGAGGGGGTGATAAGCTGTATGGGGGGGGTATGTATGCAACTAGAGGGGTGATAAGCTGTATGGGGGGTGGTATGTAAACAGAGGGGGTAATAAGCTGTATGGGGGGTATGTATGTAACTAGAGGGGTGATAAGCTGTATGGGGGGTATGTATGTAAACAGAGGGGGTGATAAGCTGTATGGGGGTATGTATGTAAACAGAGGGGGTGATAAGCTGTATGGGGGTATGTATGTAAATAGAGGGAGTGATAAGTTGTTTGGAGGGTATGTATGTAACTAGAGGGGTGATAATCTGTATGGGGGGTGGAATGTAAACAGAGGGGGTGATAagatgtatgggggggtatgtaTGTAAACAGAGGGGGTGATAAGCTGTATGGGGGGTGGTATGTAAACAGAGGGGGTGATAAGCTGTATGGGGGGGTATGTATGTAAACAGAGGGGGTGATAAGCTGTAT
This window of the Rana temporaria chromosome 13, aRanTem1.1, whole genome shotgun sequence genome carries:
- the C13H14orf28 gene encoding uncharacterized protein C14orf28 homolog isoform X2, which encodes MKTLFQEIKASIKNNVDQERSFWRPVLPWGGVFTIKAGRKAISCMPLYVEITLKNTCTIDGFLMLLYVILRENNTFPRELSHYLGREFVDCFLHLMDTCSFTSVKLLWIWDKMEKRQYKSGIHKASLEIDLFGNEHENFTRNLERLMATIQESYCSNSQCPIRLQESNMETILINPPHDIPHGDLIQMAVDELFCSRIEVCEQKGCGCLREFSQRVFCYGPPPFVILNMEQWKSEDLAYVPYYLDLSDHKYLLEGATLFNKEEHHYSAAFQIDGYWMHYDGLRNVNLILLNKPPELLLLSSLVYVRAAEK
- the C13H14orf28 gene encoding uncharacterized protein C14orf28 homolog isoform X1 translates to MLEGAGAAPRGPAGVLLGMKTLFQEIKASIKNNVDQERSFWRPVLPWGGVFTIKAGRKAISCMPLYVEITLKNTCTIDGFLMLLYVILRENNTFPRELSHYLGREFVDCFLHLMDTCSFTSVKLLWIWDKMEKRQYKSGIHKASLEIDLFGNEHENFTRNLERLMATIQESYCSNSQCPIRLQESNMETILINPPHDIPHGDLIQMAVDELFCSRIEVCEQKGCGCLREFSQRVFCYGPPPFVILNMEQWKSEDLAYVPYYLDLSDHKYLLEGATLFNKEEHHYSAAFQIDGYWMHYDGLRNVNLILLNKPPELLLLSSLVYVRAAEK